In one window of Janthinobacterium sp. 1_2014MBL_MicDiv DNA:
- the carA gene encoding glutamine-hydrolyzing carbamoyl-phosphate synthase small subunit — translation MPPFFSGPAVPAILALADGTIFKGFSIGAAGHTTGEVVFNTSMTGYQEILTDPSYCRQMVTLTYPHIGNTGVNPEDVESSKVHAAGLIIRDLPLLASNFRSTLSLSDYLKAENIVAIAGIDTRKLTRILREKGAQGGAILVGTQGNEPSAAQALELARSFPGLAGMDLAKVVSSKAAYEYRETEWTLGEGYGQLADADAKYHVVAFDYGVKRNILRMLTARGCKVTVLPAQASAADALALNPDGIFLSNGPGDPEPCDYAIAATKELIEKGIPTFGICLGHQIMALASGAKTLKMKFGHHGANHPVQDLETKQVLITSQNHGFAVDAATLPANCRVTHESLFDGSLQGFARTDKPAFCFQGHPEASPGPMDVAYLFDRFINLMAAEEKKKNA, via the coding sequence TTGCCGCCATTTTTTTCTGGCCCTGCCGTTCCAGCCATATTAGCGCTTGCTGATGGAACGATTTTCAAAGGTTTTTCGATCGGTGCCGCCGGTCATACCACGGGCGAGGTTGTTTTCAATACCTCGATGACCGGGTATCAGGAAATCCTTACCGACCCAAGCTATTGCCGCCAGATGGTCACCCTGACCTATCCCCATATCGGCAATACGGGCGTCAATCCGGAAGATGTCGAATCTTCCAAGGTTCACGCCGCTGGCCTCATCATCCGCGATCTGCCTTTGCTGGCATCCAATTTCCGTTCCACCCTTTCCCTGTCCGACTACCTGAAAGCTGAAAATATCGTCGCCATCGCCGGCATCGATACACGCAAGCTCACGCGCATCCTGCGTGAAAAAGGTGCGCAGGGCGGCGCCATCCTCGTCGGCACGCAAGGCAATGAGCCATCGGCCGCGCAAGCGCTGGAACTGGCCCGTTCCTTCCCCGGCCTGGCCGGCATGGACCTGGCCAAGGTCGTATCGAGCAAGGCAGCCTACGAATACCGCGAAACGGAATGGACCCTGGGCGAAGGCTATGGCCAGCTGGCCGACGCCGACGCGAAATACCACGTCGTCGCCTTCGACTACGGCGTCAAGCGCAACATCCTGCGCATGCTGACGGCGCGTGGCTGCAAGGTCACCGTGCTGCCGGCGCAAGCCTCCGCCGCCGACGCCCTGGCGCTGAACCCGGACGGCATCTTCCTGTCGAACGGTCCCGGCGATCCGGAACCATGCGACTACGCCATCGCGGCGACGAAAGAGCTGATCGAGAAGGGCATCCCGACCTTCGGCATCTGCCTCGGCCACCAGATCATGGCCCTGGCTTCCGGCGCGAAAACGCTGAAGATGAAGTTCGGCCACCACGGCGCCAACCACCCGGTGCAGGACCTGGAAACGAAACAGGTCTTGATTACCTCGCAAAACCACGGTTTCGCCGTCGACGCGGCAACCTTGCCCGCGAACTGCCGCGTGACCCATGAATCGCTGTTCGACGGCTCCCTGCAGGGCTTTGCCCGCACGGACAAGCCGGCCTTCTGCTTCCAGGGCCACCCTGAAGCGTCGCCGGGCCCGATGGATGTTGCTTACCTGTTTGACCGCTTCATCAACCTGATGGCTGCGGAGGAGAAAAAGAAAAATGCCTAA
- the leuA gene encoding 2-isopropylmalate synthase, whose product MMLQNPASKYRAFPPVKLTDRQWPNQIISKPPIWMSTDLRDGNQSLIEPMSAEKKLRFFDMLIAIGLKEIEVGFPSASQTDFDFVRKLVDENRIPDDVTIIVLTQSREELIRRTVESVAGAKRAIVHLYNSVAPVFRKVVFGMSREEITNIATTGTTLVKQLVAQHPETEWGFEYTPESFSTTELDFSKHICDAVSAIWKPTPANKMIINLPSTVECSTPNVYADQIEWMSRKLARRDSIIISVHPHNDRGTAVASAELAVMAGADRVEGCLFGNGERTGNVDLVTLAMNLYTQGVHPGLDFSDIDSVRKCVEECNQLPVHPRHPYAGDLVFTAFSGSHQDAIKKGFAKQEAGAIWEVPYLPIDPADLGRSYDAVIRVNSQSGKGGMAYLLEQEYGLVLPRRLQIEFSRAVQAVADATGREIAAHDIHDIFQKEYLEQTAPYAYASHRMVEDTSSDESVQIDISLSHRQTPLALQGGGNGPIDAFVNALGLDIKLMDYHEHSIGSGANAQAACYVELRLDNGPTLFGAAIDSNIVTASFKAVLSAVNRRIKQTDAEKTTAAEVAANAA is encoded by the coding sequence ATGATGTTGCAGAACCCAGCTTCCAAGTACCGCGCCTTCCCTCCCGTCAAATTGACCGACCGTCAATGGCCGAACCAGATCATCAGCAAGCCGCCTATCTGGATGAGCACCGACTTGCGCGATGGCAACCAATCGCTGATCGAGCCGATGAGCGCGGAAAAGAAGCTGCGGTTCTTCGACATGCTGATCGCCATCGGCCTGAAGGAAATCGAAGTGGGCTTCCCTTCCGCCTCGCAGACGGATTTCGACTTCGTGCGCAAGCTCGTCGATGAAAACCGCATCCCGGACGACGTCACCATCATCGTGCTGACGCAGTCGCGCGAAGAGCTGATCCGCCGCACGGTGGAATCCGTGGCCGGCGCCAAGCGCGCCATCGTCCACCTGTACAACTCCGTGGCGCCCGTGTTCCGCAAGGTCGTGTTCGGCATGTCGCGCGAGGAAATCACGAACATCGCCACCACCGGCACCACGCTGGTGAAACAACTGGTGGCGCAGCATCCGGAGACGGAATGGGGTTTCGAATACACGCCGGAATCGTTCTCCACCACGGAACTCGATTTCTCCAAGCATATCTGCGACGCCGTCAGCGCCATCTGGAAGCCGACACCGGCCAACAAGATGATCATCAACCTGCCGTCGACCGTGGAATGCAGCACGCCCAACGTGTATGCGGACCAGATCGAATGGATGTCGCGCAAACTCGCACGCCGCGATTCCATCATCATCAGCGTGCACCCGCATAACGACCGCGGCACGGCCGTCGCGTCGGCCGAGCTGGCCGTGATGGCGGGCGCCGACCGCGTGGAAGGCTGTTTGTTCGGCAATGGCGAGCGCACCGGCAATGTCGACCTGGTGACCCTGGCCATGAATCTGTACACGCAAGGCGTGCATCCGGGCCTCGATTTCTCCGACATCGACAGCGTGCGCAAGTGCGTCGAGGAATGCAACCAGCTGCCCGTCCACCCGCGCCACCCGTATGCGGGCGACCTCGTGTTTACGGCGTTCTCCGGTTCGCACCAGGATGCGATCAAGAAAGGTTTCGCCAAGCAGGAAGCTGGCGCCATCTGGGAAGTGCCTTACCTGCCGATCGACCCGGCCGACCTGGGCCGCAGCTATGACGCCGTGATCCGCGTCAACAGCCAGTCCGGCAAGGGCGGCATGGCGTACTTGCTGGAGCAGGAATACGGCCTGGTCTTGCCGCGCCGCCTGCAGATCGAATTCTCGCGCGCCGTGCAAGCCGTGGCCGACGCCACGGGCCGCGAAATCGCCGCGCACGATATCCACGACATCTTCCAGAAGGAATACCTGGAGCAGACGGCGCCGTACGCCTACGCTTCGCACCGCATGGTGGAAGACACGAGCAGCGATGAATCCGTGCAGATCGACATCAGCCTGTCGCACCGCCAGACGCCACTGGCCCTGCAGGGCGGCGGCAACGGCCCCATCGACGCCTTCGTCAATGCGCTCGGCCTCGACATCAAGCTGATGGATTACCATGAACATTCGATCGGCTCGGGCGCCAATGCGCAGGCCGCCTGCTATGTGGAATTGCGTCTCGATAACGGCCCGACCCTGTTCGGCGCTGCCATCGACAGCAATATCGTCACCGCCTCGTTCAAGGCCGTGCTGTCGGCCGTGAACCGCCGCATCAAGCAGACGGACGCGGAAAAAACAACGGCAGCCGAGGTGGCGGCGAACGCCGCCTGA
- a CDS encoding patatin-like phospholipase family protein has protein sequence MFPKRLTLLALAAFALAGCDTTTPKPVQVLTPREPIVVPPRKIKIGLALGGGAARGFAHIGVIKALESQGIVADLVTGTSAGSVVGALYAAGNSGFALQKMAFDMDEAAISDWALPLFGKSSGVLKGEALQSYVNKAVNNVPLEKLKIPFGVVATDLKNGQPILFQRGNTGMAVRASSAVPGVFQPVTISGHTYVDGGLVAPVPVRFARDMGADFIIAVNISSQTDTQKAISSMEVLMQTFAIMGQRINQFELKDADVVIQPSLGTMKGNDFNSRNQAILAGEQATFAVMAQLKQKLKAKREQ, from the coding sequence ATGTTTCCTAAACGCCTGACCCTGCTTGCCCTGGCCGCCTTTGCGCTGGCCGGCTGCGATACCACCACCCCGAAACCCGTACAAGTCTTGACGCCGCGCGAGCCCATCGTCGTGCCGCCGCGCAAGATCAAGATCGGCCTGGCGCTGGGCGGCGGCGCGGCGCGCGGTTTCGCGCATATCGGCGTGATCAAGGCGCTCGAATCGCAGGGCATCGTCGCCGACCTCGTCACGGGTACCAGCGCCGGCAGCGTGGTGGGCGCCTTGTATGCGGCGGGCAACTCCGGTTTTGCCTTGCAAAAGATGGCGTTCGACATGGACGAGGCGGCCATTTCCGACTGGGCCTTGCCCCTGTTCGGCAAGTCGTCCGGCGTGCTCAAGGGCGAAGCGCTGCAAAGCTATGTCAACAAGGCAGTCAACAACGTGCCGCTGGAAAAGCTGAAGATACCGTTTGGCGTGGTGGCCACGGACTTGAAGAATGGCCAGCCGATCCTGTTCCAGCGCGGCAATACCGGCATGGCCGTGCGCGCCTCGTCGGCCGTGCCGGGCGTATTCCAGCCCGTGACGATTTCCGGCCATACCTATGTCGACGGCGGCCTGGTGGCGCCCGTGCCCGTGCGCTTCGCGCGCGACATGGGCGCCGATTTCATCATCGCCGTGAATATTTCGTCGCAAACGGATACGCAAAAGGCCATCAGCTCGATGGAAGTGCTGATGCAAACCTTCGCCATCATGGGCCAGCGCATCAATCAGTTCGAGCTGAAGGATGCGGACGTGGTGATCCAGCCCAGCCTGGGCACCATGAAGGGCAACGATTTCAACAGCCGCAACCAGGCCATCCTGGCCGGCGAGCAGGCGACCTTTGCCGTCATGGCGCAGCTCAAGCAAAAACTGAAAGCCAAGCGCGAGCAGTAA
- a CDS encoding barstar family protein encodes MSRPAHVRIDLSEIHSPRQLHAALAAALGFPAIYGMNWDAFWDAVTGLVDMPQQLDFAGWQALEARLPREAAVLRRSLARLAAEFPALAAHVRYA; translated from the coding sequence ATGAGCAGGCCGGCCCATGTCCGCATCGACTTGAGCGAGATCCACTCGCCGCGCCAGTTGCATGCGGCCCTGGCCGCCGCGCTGGGATTTCCCGCCATCTACGGCATGAACTGGGACGCCTTCTGGGATGCCGTCACGGGCCTGGTGGACATGCCGCAACAGCTGGACTTCGCCGGCTGGCAGGCACTGGAAGCGCGCCTGCCGCGCGAGGCCGCCGTGCTGCGGCGCAGCCTGGCGCGCCTGGCCGCCGAGTTCCCCGCGCTGGCCGCCCACGTACGTTACGCCTGA
- a CDS encoding GlcG/HbpS family heme-binding protein, with product MQSKPILTLDDVKKIAAAAEAEAVKNNWAVVIAIVDDGGHLLWLQRMDGVAPISSHIAPSKAKTAALGRRESRIYEEMINGGRVSFLSAPEIDGLLEGGVPIVFDGHYVGAVGVSGVKSAEDAQIAKAGIAALV from the coding sequence ATGCAATCGAAACCGATTTTGACCCTGGATGACGTGAAGAAAATCGCCGCCGCCGCCGAAGCGGAAGCGGTCAAGAATAACTGGGCGGTCGTGATCGCCATCGTCGACGACGGCGGTCACCTGCTGTGGCTGCAGCGCATGGACGGCGTGGCGCCGATCTCGTCGCACATCGCCCCGTCGAAAGCCAAGACGGCCGCCCTGGGCCGCCGCGAATCGCGCATCTATGAAGAGATGATCAATGGCGGCCGCGTCTCGTTCCTGAGCGCGCCGGAAATCGACGGCTTGCTCGAAGGCGGCGTGCCCATCGTGTTTGACGGTCACTATGTGGGCGCCGTCGGCGTCTCTGGCGTCAAATCGGCGGAAGACGCGCAAATCGCCAAAGCAGGTATCGCCGCACTGGTGTGA
- the egtB gene encoding ergothioneine biosynthesis protein EgtB encodes MLIDHYNKVRRHSLRLAEPLSDEDCGAQSMPDASPVKWHLAHTTWFFETFILESMEAAFAPFHPAFRVLFNSYYNGVGDKHPRAQRGLLTRPGMEVVRAYRMDVDARIARLLAGELARPERERLTMLLALGLEHEQQHQELLLTDVKHLLAHSPLFPAYLDSAIAASGQQAAVAVDWVAFDGGLAQIGHAGDGFCFDNELPRHPQYVAPFQLACALVTNGEYLAFIEAGGYRAAHLWLAEGWDWVRSQGLQCPLYWQRDEAGRWQEFTLFGLRPLDPLAPAAHLSLFEADAYAHWAGARLPTEAEWEVAAQGMAVEVGQLHPAAATPGTGLRQLFGHCWQWTSSSYAPYPGYRTAPGALGEYNGKFMLNQYVLRGSSCATPAGHARASYRNFFPAGARWQFSGIRLARQVE; translated from the coding sequence ATGCTGATCGATCATTACAACAAGGTGCGCCGGCACTCGCTGCGGCTGGCCGAACCGCTGTCGGACGAGGATTGCGGCGCGCAATCGATGCCGGACGCCAGTCCCGTGAAATGGCACCTCGCGCATACCACCTGGTTTTTCGAAACGTTTATCCTGGAAAGCATGGAAGCGGCGTTCGCGCCATTCCATCCGGCCTTCCGCGTGCTGTTCAATTCCTATTACAACGGCGTCGGCGACAAGCATCCGCGCGCGCAGCGGGGCTTGCTGACGCGGCCCGGCATGGAGGTCGTGCGCGCCTACCGGATGGATGTCGATGCGCGCATCGCCCGCCTGCTGGCCGGCGAACTGGCGCGCCCCGAGCGCGAACGGCTGACCATGCTGCTGGCGCTGGGCCTCGAACACGAGCAGCAGCATCAGGAATTGCTGTTGACGGACGTCAAGCACCTGCTGGCGCACAGCCCCCTGTTTCCCGCCTACCTGGACAGCGCCATTGCCGCGTCCGGTCAGCAGGCCGCCGTTGCCGTCGACTGGGTCGCCTTCGACGGCGGCCTGGCGCAGATCGGCCACGCGGGCGACGGCTTTTGCTTCGACAATGAATTGCCGCGCCATCCGCAATACGTGGCGCCGTTCCAGCTGGCCTGCGCGCTGGTGACGAATGGCGAGTACCTGGCCTTCATCGAGGCGGGCGGCTACCGCGCGGCGCACCTGTGGCTGGCCGAAGGCTGGGACTGGGTGCGCAGCCAGGGACTGCAGTGTCCGCTGTACTGGCAGCGCGATGAGGCGGGCCGCTGGCAGGAATTCACCTTGTTCGGCTTGCGCCCGCTCGATCCGCTGGCGCCGGCCGCGCACCTGTCGCTGTTCGAGGCGGACGCCTATGCGCACTGGGCGGGCGCGCGTCTGCCGACGGAAGCGGAGTGGGAAGTGGCCGCGCAAGGCATGGCCGTCGAGGTCGGCCAGCTGCATCCGGCCGCCGCCACGCCCGGCACGGGGCTGCGGCAACTGTTCGGCCATTGCTGGCAATGGACGAGCAGCAGCTACGCGCCATATCCGGGCTACCGCACGGCGCCGGGCGCGCTCGGCGAATACAACGGCAAGTTCATGCTGAACCAGTATGTGCTGCGCGGCTCGTCCTGCGCCACGCCGGCCGGCCATGCGCGCGCCAGCTACCGCAATTTCTTTCCGGCTGGCGCGCGCTGGCAATTTTCCGGCATCCGCCTGGCGCGCCAGGTGGAGTAA
- a CDS encoding methyl-accepting chemotaxis protein — MKLTDMKIGARLGAAFGVVLLLMAALVLTGLLRLDKIGALSDSIIERDWAKADAIATIRSTTRSNAALVLELFIHEDPARAAAIHAEIDVNKVTITQALDILDRLIVLPEAKQLLATLKQQRKAYVVSFSQADKLLVAGERAQAATHVRDDTLPALSRLQQTVNTLNDVQRGVVVHGGDLIHQNISAANVLMASFGATALLLGILFAWRVTRSITTPVAYALRVAQAVAAGDLSSKIVAEGKDETAQLLHALREMNDNLATLVGQVRGGTCTIAVASSQIASGNADLSARTEAQASALEETASSMIELTGTVRSNSDNARQADSLARSASAIAQRGGTAMAQVVDTMDAINASSRKIVDIIAVIDGIAFQTNILALNAAVEAARAGEQGRGFAVVASEVRNLAQRSGQAAREIKELIADSVNRVGQGAQLVSQAGATMDEVVASVGRVSAIVGDISVANHEQSEGIEQINAAIMQMDQTTQQNAALVEQAAAAAAAMHEQAGDLETLVSQFKLEQGGKDLAPPRPAPAVPRLQ; from the coding sequence ATGAAATTGACGGATATGAAGATAGGCGCGCGCCTGGGCGCCGCGTTTGGCGTGGTACTGCTGCTGATGGCGGCACTGGTATTGACGGGCTTGTTGCGCCTGGACAAGATCGGCGCGCTCAGCGACTCCATCATCGAACGCGACTGGGCCAAGGCGGACGCCATCGCCACCATCCGCAGCACCACGCGCTCGAACGCGGCGCTCGTGCTGGAACTGTTCATCCATGAAGATCCGGCCAGGGCGGCGGCCATCCACGCGGAAATCGACGTCAACAAAGTCACCATCACGCAGGCGCTGGACATTCTCGACCGCCTGATCGTCTTGCCAGAAGCCAAGCAACTGCTGGCCACCCTGAAACAGCAGCGCAAGGCCTATGTCGTTTCGTTCAGCCAGGCCGACAAGCTGCTGGTGGCGGGAGAGCGCGCACAGGCGGCCACGCATGTGCGCGACGATACCCTGCCGGCGCTGAGCCGCCTGCAACAAACCGTCAATACCCTGAACGACGTGCAGCGCGGCGTGGTCGTGCATGGCGGCGACTTGATACACCAGAATATTTCAGCGGCGAATGTGCTGATGGCCAGCTTCGGCGCCACCGCCCTGTTGCTGGGCATCCTCTTTGCCTGGCGGGTCACGCGCTCGATCACGACGCCCGTCGCCTACGCCTTGCGCGTGGCGCAAGCCGTGGCCGCGGGCGACTTGAGCAGCAAGATCGTGGCCGAGGGCAAGGATGAAACGGCCCAGCTGCTGCATGCGCTGCGCGAGATGAACGACAACCTGGCCACCCTGGTGGGGCAGGTGCGCGGCGGCACGTGCACGATTGCCGTGGCGTCGAGCCAGATTGCCAGCGGCAATGCCGACCTGTCGGCCCGCACCGAGGCGCAGGCCAGCGCGCTGGAAGAGACTGCGTCGTCGATGATCGAACTGACCGGCACCGTGCGCAGCAACAGCGACAATGCGCGCCAGGCGGACAGCCTGGCCCGTTCCGCCTCCGCCATCGCCCAGCGCGGCGGCACGGCCATGGCCCAGGTGGTCGACACCATGGACGCCATCAATGCGTCTTCGCGCAAGATCGTCGACATCATCGCCGTCATCGACGGCATTGCCTTCCAGACCAACATCCTGGCCCTGAACGCGGCCGTGGAAGCGGCGCGCGCCGGCGAGCAGGGGCGCGGCTTTGCCGTCGTGGCGTCCGAAGTGCGCAACCTGGCGCAGAGGTCTGGCCAGGCGGCCAGGGAAATCAAGGAACTCATTGCCGACTCCGTCAACCGTGTCGGCCAGGGCGCGCAGCTGGTCAGCCAGGCCGGCGCCACGATGGATGAAGTGGTGGCCAGCGTGGGCAGAGTGAGCGCCATCGTCGGCGACATCAGCGTCGCCAACCACGAGCAGAGCGAAGGCATCGAACAGATCAATGCAGCCATCATGCAGATGGACCAGACGACGCAGCAGAACGCGGCCCTGGTCGAACAGGCGGCCGCGGCGGCGGCGGCCATGCATGAACAGGCGGGCGACCTGGAAACCCTCGTCAGCCAGTTCAAGCTGGAACAAGGCGGCAAGGACCTGGCGCCGCCCCGCCCTGCACCGGCCGTGCCGCGCTTGCAGTAA
- the carB gene encoding carbamoyl-phosphate synthase large subunit: MPKRLDIKSILIIGAGPIVIGQACEFDYSGAQACKALREEGYKVILVNSNPATIMTDPEMADVTYIEPITWSVVERIIAKERPDAILPTMGGQTALNCALDLFNNGVLAKYNVELIGASPEAIDKAEDRSKFKDAMTKIGLGSARSGVAHSMEESWAVQRTLGFPTIIRPSFTMGGSGGGIAYNEEEFETICKRGLEASPTKELLIEESLLGWKEYEMEVVRDKADNCIIICSIENLDPMGVHTGDSITVAPAQTLTDKEYQIMRNASLAVLREIGVDTGGSNVQFSINPVDGRMIVIEMNPRVSRSSALASKATGFPIAKIAAKLAVGFTLDELRNEITGGATPASFEPSIDYVVTKIPRFTFEKFPTADHHLTTQMKSVGEVMAIGRTFQESFQKALRGLEVGVDGMNEKTKDREKIEEELGEPGPERIWYVGDAFAQGFTLEEVHQLTKIDPWFLIQIKEIVDLELWLDTQKLENLDKNTLYKLKQKGFSDRRLGFLLQTTDTAVRQQRHALNIRPVYKRVDTCAAEFSTDTAYMYSTYDEECESNPTDKKKIMVLGGGPNRIGQGIEFDYCCVHAALAMREDGYETIMVNCNPETVSTDYDTSDRLYFESLTLEDVLEIVAIEKPVGVIVQYGGQTPLKLALDLEANGVPIIGTSPDMIDAAEDRERFQQMLHTLELRQPPNRTARTEADALALAQEIGYPLVVRPSYVLGGRAMEIVHEQRDLERYMREAVKVSHDSPVLLDRFLNDAIECDVDCISDGETTFIGGVMEHIEQAGVHSGDSACSLPPYSLAPETIEELKRQTALMAKGLNVVGLMNVQFAIQKQEIDGQMKDVVFVLEVNPRASRTVPFVSKATGLQLAKIAARCMVGQSLASQGITQEVVPPYFSVKEAVFPFVKFPGVDTILGPEMKSTGEVMGVGLTFGEAFVKSQLGAGVNLPKSGKVFISVKASDKPRAVQVARDLVDSGFTVVATKGTAAVIAAAGIAVTPVNKVIEGRPHVVDMIKNHEIVLVINTVEEKRSAIVDSRAIRTSALASRVTTYTTIAGAEAAVEGIRHLDELRVYDLQGLHKTLQQA, encoded by the coding sequence ATGCCTAAACGTTTAGATATTAAAAGTATTCTGATTATTGGCGCTGGCCCGATCGTGATCGGCCAGGCCTGCGAATTCGACTATTCCGGCGCGCAAGCGTGCAAGGCCCTGCGCGAAGAGGGCTATAAGGTCATCCTGGTCAACAGCAATCCTGCGACCATCATGACGGATCCGGAAATGGCCGATGTGACGTACATCGAACCGATCACCTGGTCGGTCGTCGAACGCATCATCGCCAAGGAGCGTCCTGACGCCATCCTGCCGACGATGGGCGGCCAGACGGCGCTGAACTGCGCGCTGGACCTGTTCAACAATGGCGTGCTGGCAAAATACAACGTTGAGCTGATCGGCGCGTCGCCGGAAGCCATCGACAAGGCCGAAGACCGTTCCAAGTTCAAGGACGCGATGACCAAGATCGGCCTCGGTTCGGCCCGTTCCGGCGTGGCGCACTCGATGGAAGAATCGTGGGCCGTGCAGCGCACGCTGGGCTTCCCGACCATCATCCGTCCATCGTTCACCATGGGCGGCTCCGGCGGCGGCATCGCCTACAACGAAGAAGAATTCGAAACCATCTGCAAGCGCGGCCTGGAAGCATCGCCGACGAAAGAGCTGCTGATCGAAGAGTCGTTGCTGGGCTGGAAAGAGTACGAGATGGAAGTGGTGCGCGACAAGGCGGACAACTGCATCATCATCTGCTCGATCGAAAACCTCGACCCGATGGGCGTGCACACGGGCGACTCCATCACGGTTGCGCCAGCGCAAACCCTGACGGACAAGGAATACCAGATCATGCGCAATGCCAGTCTGGCAGTGCTGCGCGAGATCGGCGTCGACACCGGTGGCTCGAACGTGCAATTTTCGATCAACCCCGTCGATGGCCGCATGATCGTCATCGAGATGAACCCGCGCGTGTCGCGTTCGTCGGCCCTGGCATCGAAAGCGACGGGTTTCCCGATCGCCAAGATCGCCGCCAAGCTGGCCGTCGGTTTCACCCTGGACGAGCTGCGCAATGAAATCACGGGCGGCGCCACGCCGGCATCGTTCGAACCGTCGATCGATTACGTCGTCACGAAGATCCCCCGTTTCACGTTCGAGAAATTCCCGACCGCCGACCACCACCTGACGACGCAGATGAAATCCGTCGGCGAAGTGATGGCGATCGGCCGCACCTTCCAGGAATCGTTCCAGAAAGCCTTGCGCGGCCTGGAAGTGGGCGTGGACGGCATGAACGAAAAGACCAAGGACCGCGAAAAGATCGAAGAGGAACTGGGCGAGCCTGGTCCCGAGCGCATCTGGTACGTGGGCGATGCATTTGCCCAGGGCTTCACCCTGGAAGAAGTGCACCAGCTGACCAAGATCGACCCATGGTTCCTGATCCAGATCAAGGAAATCGTCGACCTGGAACTGTGGCTCGACACGCAGAAGCTGGAAAACCTCGACAAGAACACCCTGTACAAGCTGAAGCAAAAGGGTTTCTCGGACCGTCGCCTGGGCTTTTTGCTGCAGACGACGGACACGGCCGTGCGCCAGCAGCGCCATGCGCTGAACATCCGTCCCGTCTACAAGCGCGTCGATACCTGTGCGGCCGAATTCTCGACCGACACGGCGTACATGTATTCCACCTACGACGAAGAGTGCGAATCGAATCCGACCGACAAGAAAAAGATCATGGTGCTGGGCGGTGGCCCGAACCGTATCGGCCAGGGTATCGAGTTTGACTATTGCTGCGTCCACGCGGCCCTCGCCATGCGCGAAGACGGCTACGAAACCATCATGGTCAATTGCAACCCAGAAACGGTTTCGACCGACTACGACACCTCGGACCGCCTGTACTTCGAGTCGCTGACCCTGGAAGACGTGCTGGAAATCGTCGCCATCGAAAAACCGGTGGGCGTGATCGTGCAGTACGGTGGCCAGACGCCATTGAAACTGGCGCTGGACCTGGAAGCGAATGGCGTACCCATCATCGGCACCTCGCCCGACATGATCGACGCCGCCGAAGACCGCGAGCGCTTCCAGCAAATGCTGCACACCCTGGAGCTGCGCCAGCCGCCTAACCGCACGGCGCGCACGGAAGCCGACGCCCTGGCGCTGGCGCAGGAAATCGGCTACCCGCTGGTCGTGCGTCCTTCGTACGTGCTCGGTGGCCGCGCCATGGAAATCGTCCACGAGCAACGCGACCTCGAGCGCTACATGCGCGAAGCCGTCAAGGTCTCGCACGATTCGCCCGTGTTGCTGGACCGCTTCCTGAACGACGCCATCGAGTGCGACGTCGATTGCATCTCCGACGGCGAAACCACCTTCATCGGCGGCGTGATGGAACACATCGAACAGGCTGGCGTCCACTCGGGCGACTCGGCTTGCTCCTTGCCGCCGTATTCGCTGGCACCGGAAACCATTGAAGAACTGAAACGCCAGACGGCGCTGATGGCCAAGGGCCTGAACGTGGTCGGCCTGATGAACGTGCAGTTCGCGATCCAGAAGCAAGAGATCGACGGCCAGATGAAAGACGTCGTCTTCGTGCTGGAAGTCAATCCGCGCGCTTCGCGCACCGTGCCTTTCGTCTCGAAAGCCACGGGCCTGCAACTGGCGAAGATCGCCGCGCGCTGCATGGTCGGCCAGTCGCTGGCCTCGCAAGGCATCACGCAGGAAGTCGTGCCGCCATACTTCAGCGTCAAGGAAGCCGTGTTCCCGTTCGTCAAGTTCCCTGGCGTGGACACCATCCTGGGCCCTGAAATGAAATCGACGGGCGAAGTCATGGGTGTTGGCCTGACGTTCGGCGAAGCGTTTGTGAAATCGCAACTGGGCGCCGGCGTGAACCTGCCAAAATCGGGCAAGGTCTTCATCAGCGTGAAAGCGTCGGACAAGCCGCGCGCCGTGCAAGTGGCGCGCGACCTGGTCGACTCCGGTTTCACCGTCGTCGCCACCAAGGGCACGGCCGCCGTGATCGCTGCTGCCGGCATCGCCGTCACGCCAGTGAACAAGGTGATCGAAGGCCGTCCGCACGTGGTCGACATGATCAAGAACCATGAAATCGTGCTGGTGATCAACACCGTGGAAGAAAAACGCAGCGCCATCGTCGATTCGCGGGCCATCCGCACGTCGGCCCTGGCCTCGCGCGTGACGACCTACACGACCATCGCCGGCGCGGAAGCGGCCGTCGAAGGCATCCGTCACCTCGATGAGTTGCGCGTGTACGATCTGCAAGGTCTGCACAAGACCCTGCAACAAGCTTAG